In the genome of Cynocephalus volans isolate mCynVol1 chromosome 10, mCynVol1.pri, whole genome shotgun sequence, the window ggcacataataggtatgCCGTAAACTCTCACTGAGTAAATGTAATGATGGCCACCagtctgtgccaggtgctttctTTGTTCCACCTCTAATCCTCGGACATGCCTGTGAGTAGTGCTGTTACCTCATTtcccagagaaggaaactgaggctcagagaggctgaagGGCTGGCCCAAGGTCTCGCCCCTGCTTGCCCCGACTCTAGGCTGCTTGGTCCTGATTCAGTGGGggtcttctcttccttcctcctgccctgaAGGCTGTGGTTCTGGCTGGGGTCCTGTAGCAGCCCCTCTCTCCCCTcagcctccctgtggcctccCTCCCAGcaccttgggctgtctcctgccTTCCCAGCCTGGGAATCCCCAGGGGAGCTCGTAAACCAGTGGCCATGACCAGGCCTGTCCTGAGCCATGCTGATGCAGGGGCTGGAGTGGGGGCTGGGAATTTGCACGGGATCTGATGATCAGTCGGGTTGGAGAAGCCTTGCAAGTTGAGGCGTGGCACCGGCCAATGATGTTTCCTGGCCTACTTGGGTATGACGTAACTTCATACCTGGGATGGAGTGGGGCAAAGGAAGGGtaaggaggcaggggtgggggagggaatcCACTGCTTGGAGGGTGCCAGCTCGTGGGAGTCTGTGTTCTGTGCCCACCAGATTTAGCAGTCCTGGCTCTTGGTGACCTCAGGGCAGGTGCGCTTCACTGGCACAGAGGACATGCccccctttccttccctgccAACTCAGATCCTCCTGGGCCTAGCTGGAGCCTCCCTCTGGACCCTTCTGAGGGTCAGGGCTAGGTGGGTAGCCCCGTCCTTCACTGCTGAAACTAAGAGGAGGGTAACACTCATCCCCCCCACCTCCTGCAGGGTGTGGGGAGGCAGGCCGGCCAACAACCCCAGGGTTTCCTGCCACGAGGTGCTGTGTTCCCTGGCCTTAGTGTTCTCTTCAAGGTCAAATGATAAGTTCTTCTAAGGTCAAGGCTATGTCACCATCCCCTCTCCTTGCCCCAGTCCCTGAGTGCCGagcacagggtgtgtgtgtgtgatctatGGTACTGGCTGAGTGGTTTGCAGCTTCCCTTGGCTTCTCAGCCCATACAGATCCCCAGACCTTTAGGGTTGGACCTGTGTGTAATCCCATCCTGACTCCTCCCAGAATGGGGCCAGGGGTGGGCAGGGATCCAATCAGAAAGGAAGCgaatgtgtgcgtgcgtgtgtgcatgtgcacgtgtgtgtttgtgtgtgtgtgtgtgtgtgcatgtgtgcatgcgtgtgtgcgtgtgtgcgcatgtgcgtgtgtgtgtgcgtgtgcgcatgtgtgtgtgtgtgtgtgtgtgtgtgtgagtactGGGGGCAGAGAATGAAGAGTTCCCAGCAGGTTCAAGTCTCTGCTCTCCTGCTTTCCTGCTGTTTAGCCCTGGGCAAGTCTTTCATGCTCTCTGGTTGGGGCTTGGTGGCCTTTGGTGACCCTGAGGGCCATTTCCAGTTCTGAGGAGTCTGTGGTTGGACCTGAACTCCAGGCCCATCCTGACATCTGCACTCTAGGGATTTTGTCCAAGATTCTAGGGTCCTCTCTGCCCATTTCCGGAGTCTGGGATGGGGAATATCAGGCTCCCTGTCCCGGGTTTGGCTCAAGGTGTGTGCATCAGCTCTGTTCAGCCCTGGGGGCCGAGTGACTGACTGGACAGGATGTGACAGTAGCACAGCCCTGGTCATGCTGAGACACAGAATCTCCTGCCCAGCAGAGCTCAGGCAGAGGCAAGGCCTCCCTGGACTCCTTTCACCTCAACAGAGGCACAGTAGAACAGACAGGGGCCAGCACGTGGGTCACCCCCACAGCACTCCAAGGAGGTTCTGTCTCTGGGTCCAGCCCTCGGTGCTGGACCAGGCTCTCAAGCCAGGGTCATGCCTGCTGTGGGCAGAGCTTGTACCAGGCCCTGAAGGATGTGGGTGAAAATCGGACACacctggcccctgcctgcagcTATCATGGGAGCCCAGAGGGGGCCAGAGCTCCAGTCTCGACCCGGCTCCTCAGCTTAAAGCGCAGTGACTCTGGGTGAATCACCACCTCTCTCTGGTTCTCCCTCTGTCCTCCTCACTCTGCAGAGTTAATTCAAAGATCAAGAGAATGACATAACGTTGAGATGTGTGGAGAGAGTGGTCTAGGATGGGGGATTTGGCATGGCGGGGAGCAGACAGGAAGACATTCAAACCTCAGTGCCAGGTGACTTGTGTCTTGGGCAGCCCACCCGCCCCCCTAGCTCCTCATCTGTGGACTGGTGGCAGGAATAATGTTCACCTCATGCCCACCTTACAGGCTGTGCGGATGTGTCAGGCCCTCTGTGCATTGTCTGAGCAGGCAGGTGACCAGAGTCTTGGTGCCCTCTCCTGTCTCCTCGAGTGCATGAATGGAGCTGCTACACCTGGCCTGGAATCTGTGGTCACACAAGAGAAAACTGCTGGAAACCAATCCCTGGACAGGACCATTTCTGTGGGGAGACTCTGAGGCCCATGGTGGGGTCAGCAGTGATGCACAGCATCAGTGGCAGGATGGGGACACCCTTCCACCACAGTCACAGGAGGGTGCCATGATTAGGGGAGGGCAGTAGGTGGAGAGGAAGAACCATGTGTTGGGGGGTGATCGTCAGGTGGGAGTGTGGGTGCAGGGCTCTGTGTGGGGTGGAGAGGGGGTGCCAGAGTGTAGAGGTGGGCATGAAGAGGCAGGCAAGGGGCAGCTGGGTGGGAAAAGGATGATGGGAAGGTTGAGGGGCAGGGCTAGCCAGTGGGCAAGGGCCAGTGGGCTCCTTCATGCATGTTTCTTTGTGGCTGGGGGTGTGTCCTCTccttctacagatgagaaaactgaggaccagaAGAGCTAAAGGACCTGCCTGTGCTGTGCCACTTGTAAGGGGCAGAGCAGGAATGCAGCTGCCACCTGCCTGGCTCGACAGTGCATGCTGTTTCTATGGTACACACCACTTCTGGGGGTCTGGGGGCTCAAAGGCTGCCTCTGAAACTGGAATTAGATCCAACAGGGGAAAGAAAGTCATAGGATTTTTAGAGTTAGAAAAGACTCCAAGATCACCTAGTCTAGTCTTGTCATTACTGAGGGGAGACAAGCCCAGAGAGGAGAGGTGAAAGGCCTCAGGTCATACAGCAAAGTGAAGCCGTGAACCCAGCTCCTGCTCAGAGCCGGCGCGCAGGATTCCCACAGCTGCATCCCAGGACAGCCCTGGGATGGCAATGTTGAGGTCTCATTCAGCCAGGCTGTCACTGTGGGGCAGGGAGTCCTTCCTAAGGGCTGACTCACTGCCTGGGGACGCGGCTGCCACAAAGCCGCCTGTGCCATGGCTCCACTGGCCCCTCGGGCTCTGGGAACAGGAGCCAGATTCCTGGCTGCCCAGCCTGAGTCACGACTGACTCGcgtttgtgtttttttctcagccccacacccccagagctGGGTGGGAACTCTGAACCAGCACACAGCAAAGTGAGTCGACCCTGTGCTGAATAATCCAGAGTGGGGAGTTGGACGGGACCTGAGTGATGAAATCCGGAGGGGAGCCTGGAGTCAGCAGCTGGGAGGCCCCACCTTCCCTGGTGCATATAAAGCTTCCTGGGGTTGGAGGCAGTCACAGCGTCCTCTCTCAGCCGCCGAgcatctttctcttctctcagccAACTCCCTCGCTCATCGCCTCCCTCCTGGGCACCATGACCACCTGCAGCCGCCAGTTCACCTCCTCCAGCTCCATGAAGGGCTCCTGTGGCATCGGGGGTGGCTCCAGCCGCATCTCCTCTGTCCTGGCCGGTGGATCCTGCCGGGTCCCCAGCACCTATGGGGGCCTGTCAGTCTCCTCCTCCCGCTTCTCCTCCGGGGGAGCCTGCGGGCTGGGGAGCGGCTACGGTGGTggcttcagcagcagcagcagctttggTGGTGCTCTAGGTAGCGGCTTTGGTGGAGGATATGGTGCTGGCCTGGGTGCTGGCTTCGGTGGTGGCTTCGGTGGTGggtttggtggtggtgatggtggtctCCTCTCTGGCAATGAGAAGATCACTATGCAGAACCTCAACGACCGCCTGGCCTCCTACCTGGACAAAGTGCGCGCCCTGGAGGAGGCCAACACGGACCTGGAGGTGAAGATCCACGACTGGTACCAGAGGCAGCGGCCCAGCGAGGCCAAAGACTACACCCCCTACTTCAAGACCATTGAGGACCTGAGGAACAAGGTGGTTGGCTCTGGTGGATAGAGTGGTGGTGGTCCTTAGAAAACCTctctaaaaattccattttacaaACAGGGAGACTGAGGCACCTTGGGGGAGTGACCAGAGTCACCCAGAGAAGTGGTAGCATAGGGTCCCTTTTTAGCATCTCTGTGTCTGAGCTGGGGCTGGAACCCTGAATCTCTCATTCCCTCCAAGGATTCTTTGCATTGCAAGCTCAGCTTTTCAGCCTTGGGCCAGGATGGGGGTGGTGGGAGACGTGGGTGCATCCCACACACCATGAGCTGGGTGGAGAAGGCATCCCAGCCTAGCTGGGGGAGTGTAGGGCCTTACCTGCCATCCAGGCAACCCCCAGATTTGGGAGGTTCCTTTTCCCCTTTCTACCCTTCACCCTCAAGCAGCAGGGTCCTTGGCTGACCAGGCCTCCTATCCTTCCATCTCCACTCCAGATCATCGCGGCCACCGTTGAGAATGCACAGCCCATCCTGCAGATTGACAATGCCAGGCTGGCGGCCGATGACTTCAGAACCAAGTGAGTTGCCAGCATGGTGGgctgagggcagagggcagagggcaaGGGGTGGGACTGTCCATCCAGGAGGTCCAGCAGACACTGAGCCTTGGGAGCCCCAAGGATGTTTCTGATTCTCTGACTCTGTCCTGTCAGGTATGAGCATGAGCTGGCTCTGCGCCAGAGTGTGGAGGCCGACATCAACGGGCTGCGCAGGGTGCTGGATGAGCTGACCCTGGCCAGAGCTGACCTGGAGATGCAGATCGAGAGCCTGAAGGAGGAGCTGGCCTACCTGAAGAAGAACCACGAGGAGGTGAGGTCGCTGCTGGCtttgggggtgggaggctggTGTAGTGGGGTTGCCAGATCCATGTAGGGCCAGCAGAGGGTTCAGCTGGGCTGACCACCTCCTGCCATCTTTTCCTAGGAGATGCTTGCCCTGCGGGGTCAGACCGGTGGGGACATCAATGTGGAGATGGACGCCGCCCCTGGCGTGGACCTGAGCCGCATCCTGAACGAGATGCGTGACCAGTACGAGCAGATGGCAGAGAAGAACCGCAGAGATGCTGAGGCCTGGTTCCTGAGCAAGGTGGGGCTGGGTCCTCAGTCCTTCTGCAAGACATCCCAGCCAGGGGGCCTCTGGAGCATCTCACACCTTTTGCTCTTCTTTCCCATCTCAGACTGAGGAGCTAAACAAAGAAGTGGCCTCTAACAGCGAACTGATACAGAGTGGGCGCAGCGAGGTGACTGAGCTCCGGAGGGTGTTCCAGGGCCTGGAGATCGAGCTGCAGTCCCAGCTCAGCATGGTATGAGGGACCTGGCCCAGCTGCAGCCCCCAAGTCACCAGTAATAGCCACTGCCACCTCAACAGTGCCACAATCTAGTTCCAACTTTCTTTTCCCAGGAGTAGGAAAATTTtaagatggaaaattttaaacagatGGAAAAATTAAGGCCCAGCATGGTGGAATAACTTTTCTCCATGTTGTACAGCCCATCCGTACCCCAGCTGGGATGAAAATCCATGCATCTCTCAGGAAACATGCCCAGAGACTTGGAGGGACAGGAGTGACCATGTATGTTGACTCTCCCACTTGCAGAAAGCATCCCTGGAGAGCAGCCTGGAGGAGACCAAAGGCCGCTACTGCGTGCAGCTGGCGCAGATCCAGGGGCTGATCGGCAGTGTGGAGGAGCAGCTGGCACAGCTGCGCTGTGAGAtggagcagcagagccaggagtACCAGATCCTGCTGGATGTGAAAACGCGGCTGGAGCAGGAGATCGCCACCTACCGCCGCCTGCTGGAGGGCGAGGATGCCCAGTGAGTGCCCGGTCACCCCCCCACCCCGAGTTCATGCCCCCACTGCACACTCACTGCGCCCCACCATGTGTCTAATGGTCTGTCTCTTTCAGTCTTCAcagcctcccctcctcccagcacACATCTGGCCAATCCTATTCTTCCCGTGAGGGTAAGGCTCCTGAGGTCCCCAGGCACTGAGGCCCCTCTGCCTGTTTCCATAGGGTGGGGGCCAAGCCCTTTCCCCCACAGCCTCTTCCTCCCTGTCCTGGAGGCTGCTTGGCCCCCAGAGCCCttctcacctcctctctcttctcccacagTCTTCTCCTCGTCCTCCTCGTCCTCTTCCAGCCGCCAGACCCGACCCATCCTCAAGGAGCAGGCCTCGTCCAGCTTCAGCCAGGGCCAGAGCTCCAAGCACTGAGCtgcctcccccagagcctcctgCCCACCCGCCAGCTGCTGCTCCTGAAGGCCTGGGTCAGGGCTCTGTTCTCCCAGCACGGTTCCCAgctgtctcccctccccctgcgCTGGTGGTGGGCTAATAAAGCTGACTTTCTGGTTGATGCAAACCTGTGTGATTTCTGTTCTTGAACTGATGGGAGGGGAGTGGATGGTGCCTCCCAGGAATGCTTCTGGAGCCCCGCAGCCTGAGAGATGCAGGAAATGGAACAAATCTCAGAAGACCTGGAAGGGTCTTCCTAGAAGACCTTCGTGCCACACGGGAGTGGGAGGGGGGCGCAGGAAGGGCACGTGCTGACAGACACATGTGCGGGAGGCATTCTGTGGAAGTTCTTCTATCACACTCTCCTAGTAACCTGTGAGGGGGCGCGGTCAGGCCCATTGTGAGTTGACAACCCCCGGGATTCagggagattaagtaacttgcgtAAAACCACGCAGACAGTGACTGGCATGattgggattcaaactcaggcctGTCTGGCTACAAAGACAATGCCTTTCTTTTACCACCAGTCCATCTTTTAGGTATTTTTAGGTATTAAAGACTCCAAAGCTTGAGCTCCTAACACGACCCCTGGGCTCCCCATATCCGCACATGATGATTTCTGTATTGGAAGGTGGAAGGGAGAGACTTCTGCCTTGGAGATGCTGTCTGTGGTCAGAAAGGAAAGCTTTCTTCTCCTGGACCGCTCCCCCTCACCACTCCCGTCAGCTTGTTCCTCTTCCTTATTCCTTGTAGCTGGTTAACTGAGTGCTGACGAGTGCCCTAGAAGATATCTGTCACCCATACCCTCTGTATCCCACGGCCACCTCCACATGCAgaccttcttcctctctcccgaGAACTGGGTGCAGTCTCCTAACTGGGGCCCCTTGCTGTCCATCTCTCCCACTCCTGATTTCCACCTACTGACCTGTCCACAAGAATGTGGTCAAGATTCAGAACAAGGAAGTGATCAGGACTTTCCTGTGCAACAGCCTGTGACAGTCGCCTTCCCCCTGCACACTGGGCCCTGCTGCTGCAGCTCTGCCTTGTCGTCCTCCTGCCCTTCCAGCCCTGCCGCCCCTGAGTCAGCCCTACCTGACTAACTGCATGGCTCACACCTCCACTCACTGACCCTTCTACCTGGATGCCTTCCatatctaaaaaattaaattaaaaaaccaaaGTTATGTGTGCATAACACCATGAGATTTTTCATAGAAAAGAGCCATCCCCAGGCTGGATCCCACTCCTCCATTTCCACCACCCACTTTCAATTTTAGCTGTTTCTTTTGGTATCC includes:
- the LOC134389060 gene encoding keratin, type I cytoskeletal 16; the protein is MTTCSRQFTSSSSMKGSCGIGGGSSRISSVLAGGSCRVPSTYGGLSVSSSRFSSGGACGLGSGYGGGFSSSSSFGGALGSGFGGGYGAGLGAGFGGGFGGGFGGGDGGLLSGNEKITMQNLNDRLASYLDKVRALEEANTDLEVKIHDWYQRQRPSEAKDYTPYFKTIEDLRNKIIAATVENAQPILQIDNARLAADDFRTKYEHELALRQSVEADINGLRRVLDELTLARADLEMQIESLKEELAYLKKNHEEEMLALRGQTGGDINVEMDAAPGVDLSRILNEMRDQYEQMAEKNRRDAEAWFLSKTEELNKEVASNSELIQSGRSEVTELRRVFQGLEIELQSQLSMKASLESSLEETKGRYCVQLAQIQGLIGSVEEQLAQLRCEMEQQSQEYQILLDVKTRLEQEIATYRRLLEGEDAHLHSLPSSQHTSGQSYSSREVFSSSSSSSSSRQTRPILKEQASSSFSQGQSSKH